The following coding sequences are from one Candidatus Borkfalkia ceftriaxoniphila window:
- a CDS encoding ROK family transcriptional regulator, translated as MQNKKKWVKNQQPIRYNNQKQVIDLMRSGSQSCSDIAKATGLSNTAAENIVDEMVEMGVLVKGPITDYGKLGRRPIKYKLNGELGVVVSVDLTDRDLLICISNMNRQILFRSEVKNIIMITEQILNDIVEIIKEGLQKPGISDKPLLCICFAIPGYFNKDTGEFLLANRIENCREVNIKSLFSEIFGCDILLQKDIISGVIGEMQFGVLSTLQAKNALFMHFDINIASAFIFDGKMYEGDHGFAGETGFFMPNMSDPAKGLGIYVSLTAIFINIIEKIKKEKLSHPLAGKEVLEFDEVKLLFLSGDETVCSVVKLTAKKLALHFLNINYLLDITHVVLDGRIVELGEKFLEYVNTYLKKYNQGMSEVKVQYSDLMNRAITLGSISSAVDSQIDKILRARN; from the coding sequence ATGCAAAACAAAAAGAAATGGGTAAAGAATCAACAGCCGATCCGTTACAATAACCAAAAACAAGTGATTGATTTGATGCGTAGCGGTTCGCAGTCTTGCAGCGATATCGCGAAGGCGACCGGGCTGAGCAATACGGCGGCTGAAAATATTGTTGACGAAATGGTGGAAATGGGCGTTTTGGTCAAAGGTCCGATCACCGATTACGGTAAACTCGGAAGGCGTCCCATCAAATATAAGCTCAACGGCGAACTCGGCGTCGTTGTTTCTGTCGATCTGACCGATCGCGATCTCCTTATCTGTATCTCCAACATGAACCGTCAGATTCTTTTCCGTTCGGAAGTGAAGAATATCATTATGATCACCGAACAAATCTTAAATGATATTGTAGAGATCATCAAAGAAGGTCTGCAAAAGCCCGGTATTTCCGATAAACCTTTGCTGTGCATTTGTTTTGCGATCCCGGGATATTTCAATAAAGACACGGGTGAATTTTTACTGGCGAACCGAATCGAAAATTGCAGGGAGGTCAATATCAAATCGTTGTTTTCGGAAATATTCGGCTGCGATATTTTATTGCAGAAAGATATCATTTCCGGTGTGATCGGCGAAATGCAATTCGGCGTACTGAGTACTTTGCAGGCGAAAAATGCGTTGTTCATGCATTTTGATATCAATATTGCTTCCGCGTTTATTTTCGACGGTAAAATGTATGAGGGCGACCATGGGTTTGCGGGCGAAACGGGTTTTTTCATGCCCAATATGTCCGATCCCGCCAAAGGGCTTGGTATTTACGTATCGCTGACTGCGATTTTTATCAATATCATCGAAAAGATCAAAAAAGAAAAACTTTCTCATCCTTTGGCAGGGAAAGAAGTTCTGGAATTCGACGAGGTAAAACTATTGTTTTTGAGCGGCGACGAAACTGTTTGTTCGGTCGTTAAACTTACTGCGAAAAAATTGGCGCTGCATTTTCTGAACATAAATTATCTTTTGGATATAACCCATGTCGTTCTGGACGGCAGGATCGTCGAACTCGGCGAAAAATTTTTGGAATACGTCAATACATATTTAAAAAAATATAATCAAGGAATGTCAGAGGTCAAAGTTCAGTATTCCGATCTCATGAATCGCGCGATAACGCTGGGCAGCATCAGCAGCGCCGTGGATTCCCAGATAGATAAAATTCTGCGCGCAAGGAACTGA